Genomic window (Vigna unguiculata cultivar IT97K-499-35 chromosome 10, ASM411807v1, whole genome shotgun sequence):
GGCAATGTGGAGTGTGCGAGGGCCAAAGGGAAATTTTAGATATGATGGGTGAAGGCTACAAGTATAGGAAATGAGTGCCACAGGTTATGTATGATCACTAAGCGATAAATGGTCTTGACCAGGTTTGGGTGctataatagtagaattcaagtGATAAAGTCACAAGATTGGGTTGGTGAGGAAGTAAACTGAAACGTAGAGTGGTAAGATTTGGAAATGGGTGTAGTTGGAATTGTAGTGGGAATGTTGTTGAAGCATGATGGACATGTTGTATGGAAGTTGGCAGAGACTTATGCAATAATTGGAGTATATCATAAAATGTATGAGATATAAACTTACTAGTGGTATATTGTGACATGACCATATTAGAATTGTGCTAGTTTCCTTAATTGTAATTGTAGATTATGAATCTAAAtggtagaaaaagaaagagattgGGTAATAAGGTTAAATCACTTGGTAGTTGATTAGTTAAATTGGTAAAGTTACAGTGGGTGTTAGTATCTATTGTAAGTGTGCCATCAGAGTTGGACAACCTAAATCAGAAAGCTTTGTTGTACTGATACAGCGCCTGGTGACAGAGTGGATCCGCCAAGCGATAGATGTGAAAATAGAGAGCACCTGGATCGTGTGCGCCTGGCGGCGTGAGTGGTTTCGCCAGGCGATATCTATAACGTAGGTGTTTCTGAGGTGCCACATGCCTAGCGGTACGCGTCCCCCGCCAAGCGGACTAGAGGTGTGATGCGCCTGGCGCCTAGAGTGCTACGCCAAGCGATACCGTGATACAATTGGGGTTGCTTACTTTGGAGTGCGTGACCTAAAAAGTTTAGTGGTGTTTAAAAGGTTGACTTGTTGGTGTTCTTtaagttgagctcggaacgtatcccttgagttgagctcaagataagggttaagcatgtggcattcTTTAAGTGAActcagaatggcatccctcAAGTTGAGCTcaggatagcggatgaacacgaggaacccttgagttgagctcgggttggcgagtgttgctagtgtgagtgtgctggttgtggctagtacggatgggtctagatagattgccctccttagtagttAGTTGACGAGTttagtagtcttgggacgttccgaactatgtttgtatttgggaactccatctggcgttacagtgtatgatccgtagcaatgcTTTCCCACACATGCTCTATctgttgtggccgataggtatgacaACAAGTCATCTtgaggtaatcactagaagatgtagaacacgaataacatggttgtggccatttGATATGGAATCAAATGAGGAAAAATTCCTCTGGCGTGATTgtatgatatataaaaataagtgtcttttatatatgtatatttatttatatgtttattctattaagctcaccctatctgcttgtgattggcgatgatcgtgtatgcgatatacgtgagcagatgatgttgttgtaggtgattctggtgaggcttagctacggagcggggatagcttaagagttttatattttgtgatttttggaataaattgtAATCCATGTATTACACAACTTTTGGATAGTATAATAGAGTTTATAATTATAGTTGTTGgattattattgatataataaaagttttaaatttcccgcattttggggaATGATGTGATATTAATTGAGACGTATTTATagttttccttattttattatttaaatccgtaatatcttgacgggatgttacatttggtatcagagcaaaggttttcaaaatgaattttgGGGTCTTTGAGGAGTGAGCTTACAGTGTTTCGCTTGCGAgactattttgaattttgattgcTAACCTTGTACTGTGTAAGACTTAACTGGATTTGTTTAGTGTGAACAGTTGAGAATGTGGCGTGCTTAGGCTATGACTAACAGAACAAGGAGGAATGTTGCTGGAGCTGATGATATCGCTCATGCTATACATAGGATGGTCGATGCGATGCTGCCTATCGCAACACAACCTAGAGCCATGGTGGCACCTATTTGCCATGTGACCATGGAGGACTTCATGACACACAGGCCAACCAAATTCTCTGGCAAGGCCACTCCCGACGAGGCAAATGCTTCGCTAAGGGAGTGCGAGAAAATTTGCGTAGTCATAGAGTGCACTGATGCACAAAAATTATCTTACGTCACCTTCCTACTAGTGGCGGATGCTGAGTACTGGTGGGTGGGAATGCAGTAGCTGATGTGGACCCGGACATAAGAGATCACTTGGACTTCCTTCAAGACGAGATTCCTGGAGAAATACTTCCCAAACAGTGCCAAACATGAGATGGAAGCTGAATTCCTCACATGTCAGCAGGGGAACCTGACTGTGCAGGCATACACAGACAAGTTTGAGTATTTGGCGAGATTTTATTCGCCCGTTGTTACTGAGGAGTGGAGGTGCAGAAAGTATGAAGGTGGGCTGAAACATGAGCTGCACCGACTTATAGTACCACTCCGGATCATGGAGTTTCCAGTCTTGGTGGAGCAAGCCAAGGCAATTGAACAACTGGAGATGGGGCCCAATAAAGTGGTGCGATCCCAGAAGACTACTGTAGACAATCTCCAGTAGAAGAAACCATATAATAGACCACAATTTTCTTCCAGGAAACTACAATGCTTCAACTGTGGTGGAGAACATCTAAGGAGGGATTTCCCAAAACATTCTGGCAGTTCTGGAGGAGGCTCTAGCACTTGCAAGTGCTACATTTGTGATCAGACTGAGCATTATGCTCAACATTACCTGAACAAGAAAGCAGCTGGAGGTGCACCAACTAAGAAACCAGTCGGAGAGCGGCCTAGAGCACCAGGGTGTGTGTTTGCACTGATGACCACCGAGGTGACTCAGTCAGGTAGCCTGGTGCAAAATACTTGCTTGCTTTTTGGTAACAGTGTGGtggttgtgttgtatgattcAGGAGCTACCCATTCATTCGTATCCAATGAATGTATGAGGGGGCTCGGACTTGTGATGCGAGAGCTGGGGTGCGAGTTAATAGTCGCGACACCGACGTCTAGTGAGGTATCCACCGGCTCTGTTTGTGTGGGATGCCCTATGGAGGTGGCGGGCCGCATgttcaaggtgaatctcatCTGCCTACTAATGGTGGGCCTAGACGTGATTCTGGGAATGGATTGACTGTCAAGCAACCATGTTGTCATCGATTGCGGACGGTGTAGAGTAGTGTTCCCGGATGCAGCAGGATTGCAGCTTATATCATCCAATTAGGCAGTGAAGGAAATTGAAGCTGGAGCTACCTACTTTATGATAGTGGCtcaaacagaaaagaaaagcaCTTTAGAGCAAATTGGTATGATTCCACTAGTTCAGGAGTATGCAGATGTGTTCCCAGACGAGATACCAGAATTGCCACCAagtagggatgtggatttcactaTTAATCTTATCCCTAGAGCTGGCCCAATGTCCATGGCACCGTATCGGATGACGCCAACAGAGTTGGCTGAGTTGAAGAAGCAGATAGAAGAcctgcttgagaagaagttcatctGACCTAGTGCATCACCTTGGGGAGGACCTGTACTcttggtaaagaagaaggacaACACTTCAAGGTTGTGTGTTGACTATTGTCAGTTGAATAAGCTGaccataaagaataagtacccaTTGCCGAGGATTGGTGACCTGTTGGATCAATTGAGGGGAGCAGTAGTGTTCTCTAAaattgacttgaggtctggatatcatcagatcttggTCAAGCTTgaggatgtgcagaagacgaCTTTCAGATCACGGTATAGACACTACGGGTATGTGGTGATGCCGTTTGGGGTGAAAAATGCTCCTGCCATATTCATGGactatataaatatgatttttcgGCCTATCTGGACCAATTTGTCGTTGTATTCATTGACGACATACTGATATATTCTGAGAGCTGGAAGGAACACGCAGATCACCTCAGAGTGGAATCCTTAGAGAGCATCGGTTGTACGGGAAGTTGTTCAAAGTGTGAATTTTGGCTGGATGAGGTATAGTTCTTGGGCCATGTGATTTCAGCCGAAGGGATAGCAATGGACCCGAATAAGATTGAGACAatggtgaagtgggagaggccACAAACGGTTACCGAGGTGCGAAGTTTCTTTGGTTTAGCGGTATACTATAAGCGTTTCGTCGAGGGgttctccaagatggtgagtccacTAACACAACTCACTAGAAATGATCAACCTTTCTCTTGGACTAATGAATACGAAGCTTGCTTCGAGGATATGAAGAAGAGGTTGACGACTGCACCGGTGTTAGCTATTCCAAACACGACTAAAACATTTGAAGTATATTGCGATGCCTCATATCAGGGGCTGGGTTGTGTGTTGATATAGGAGAAACGACCAGTTACTTATGCATCTCGTCAactgaaggtgcatgagaagaactaccctacGCATGATTTGGAGCTAGCTGCGGTAGTATTTGCCCTCAAGACTTGGAGGCATTATTTATATGGTGCATAGTTTCAAGTATTCAACGATCACAAGagtttgaaatatttgtttgatcagaaggagttgaatATGAGACAGAGGCGCTAGATGGAATATCTGAAggattacgactttgagctATTATACGATCCTTGTAAAGCTAATGTCATAGTAGACACCCTGAGTAGAAAGAGAATTCATATGTTAGCCATGATGATGAAGGAACTAGAGCTGATTGAGAAGCTGCAGGATATGAATTTGGAACTGAATATGGGGGCAGGTACTATATGGTGTAGTATGTTGAAAATCACCACTGAGTTTCTAGATGAGGTCCGGGTGGAACAGAGTAATGACCAAGAGCTGCAACATATTATTGGTGAGTTGGGCACTGATAAGAGAAAGGATTATAAGATGGGTAAGGATGACATCCTACGTTTTAGAGAGAGGGTTTGCGTACCTAGAAGCCCTGTATTGAGGAAGATACTCTTGgaggaagggcataagagtcgtcttagcatacatccaggtatgactaagatgtataaggatCTCAAAGCGACCTTCAGGTGGACAGGTATGAAGACTGACGTAGCAGATTATGTGGCATCATGTTTAGTATGCCAGAAGGCGAAGATTGAACACCAGAGACTGGGTGGCACGTTGGAGCCTCTTAACATtcctcagtggaaatgggacaacatttcGATGGACTTTGTTACACATCTGCCGAGGTCTATAAGGGGACATGACTCAATCTGGGTTATTGTAAATAGATTGATGAAATGTGCACATTTTCTATCTATCAATCAGAAGATGTCCGTAGACAAACTAGAAGAGTTATATGTTAGGGAGATGGTCAGACTGCATGGGGTGCCTACGAGTATTGTGGTAGCCAGGGACCCGAGATTTACATCGAGGTTTTGGAAGTCGCTTCAGAAAGTATTGGGTACTCAACTGAGAATGAGCTCAACCTATCATCCTCAAACAGATGGTCAGTCTGAGAGAACTATACAGTCATTGGAGGATCTATTGAGGACATGTGTTTTGGATCACTTCGGCACTTGGAGTGATATGCTGCCATTGGTGGaattcacttataataatagcTATCATTCTAGTATTGGAATGGCACCATACGAGGCTTTGTATGGTAGGAGATGTAGA
Coding sequences:
- the LOC114165402 gene encoding uncharacterized protein LOC114165402 — its product is MEAEFLTCQQGNLTVQAYTDKFEYLARFYSPVVTEEWRCRKYEGGLKHELHRLIVPLRIMEFPVLVEQAKAIEQLEMGPNKVVRSQKTTVDNLHSGGGSSTCKCYICDQTEHYAQHYLNKKAAGGAPTKKPVGERPRAPGCVFALMTTEVTQSGSLVQNTCLLFGNSVVVVLYDSGATHSFVSNECMRGLGLVMRELGCELIVATPTSSEVSTGSVCVGCPMEVAGRMFKAVKEIEAGATYFMIVAQTEKKSTLEQIGMIPLVQEYADVFPDEIPELPPSRDVDFTINLIPRAGPMSMAPYRMTPTELAELKKQIEDLLEKKFI